From Carya illinoinensis cultivar Pawnee chromosome 5, C.illinoinensisPawnee_v1, whole genome shotgun sequence, one genomic window encodes:
- the LOC122310162 gene encoding uncharacterized protein LOC122310162, whose protein sequence is MAGSIRTLNLQGCSLITDGGLSSLATMFLLTALLCTTGGETVKSGRCECVVLEAVITEKGIWRWPRLTLEVCGSRVRLRCGEVLEVKAVREADYSGVSEGDDVMEDLEEKWKELRLREEEKMVIEIDDEVSGDLLMKEQRSLLGKLCSNRLISKEVMESTLAKIWRISKKAQFTEVSPNTFAIVFGNIADKQKVWSGRPWLFDNQLVVLKEFDGFTPLKQVNFTSESFWVRFHNLPLSCMTEVRGEQIGSTVGRVERVDVQGDGSGWGKFLRVQIHMDLNQPLARGRTLMVKGNEIWIPFSYEKMPRICFSCGCIEHGLNECKEGGRIVGDENQYGQWLRAKQDYRNNFFVKMQKNEERNGWWKEKENMPYAEGSGGSNKEGGSRVREESVEGIEVNEKGKERGLKGNEKTKEGEDSGELGSSNGVEGVKERDESTMLITMHGQKENMETGLQDVAVQFETMGKEVGSELRSKEVGERVEGSRSEKLGLDIVNYSQRHISAWVIEEGVSKWLLTCFYGAPETAKRKDTWVMLKSLKPKGGEGWLIVGDFNEILTADEKWGGKVRPDGQMELFREVMSEGDLHDLGWRGDKYTWSNSHANSTFTKERLDRAVANPKWMDIYSEAWVEVLVARTSDHKPLLVHLNRQDQRVVAQLRQKKRGFKYEACWALEKECEVVLRKAWGEDGPHNQTVMGLLNNSRKALQLWSKSKRQRSGKEIEEKTKYLKRLQAEESRGNVEEIRKTTTDLHLLLEKEDLWWKQRAKTNWYKHGDRNTKYFHACANQRKKRNFIKEIEDPSNNMVCGFKQVEETFRNYFGIVFQSIKPSKVEIEACLVGMGGRVTERMNEKLSRRFTAVEVEKAVKQMAPLKAPGPDGFGPCFYQNHWGIVSEEVNKAALAILNGSPLDPTLNYTYLALIPKTKSPRKVTEYRPISLCNVLYKIVSKTITNRFKGVLAEIISPKQSAFLPGRLINDNIMIAYELLHSMRNRKKGKVGSMAMKLDMSKAYDRVEWEFLEAVLYKLGFCTQWVDLVMKCVRTASYSVLINGIPGLKFWPSRGLRQGDPLSPYLFIICAEGLSSLLDYYEKNHWIKGVQVARGGTSINHLLFADDCILFGKAKIAEWRRLQEVLQVYERASGQFLNKDKTAVFFSNNSQPAEIQAIKEAGQNYVCGTYEKYLGLPTIVGRSKFNTFRSLKERIWQRIVSWENRFLSQAGKEVLIKAVLQSIPTYTMGVFKLPSRLCKDINGMLSKFWWEKKQEGRGLIWRKWERLSEQKLKGGMGFRDLESFNSALLAKQGWRILKYPLSLAAVIFREKYFRNGSFMEAKLGSQPSLIWRSICSARTILKEGLRWRVGDGKEIKIWGSKWLTSPTSYAVQSPVKVLQEDAKVEELIDTQKGEWDEAKIREIFVTEEAEIILSMPLSSRGTKDRLVWGPSQKGLFSVKSAYYLQLELWGRNQGESSVEEKRDDRWNRIWDLKVPGVTKLFIWRAANNLLPTKENLYKRKVIEEKRCPLCDAEEETIMHALWECPAANNLWGNDESCVKKWARTEWNFMSLWEKFMDRLTKDQMEEMAILLRKVWLRRNDWVFERRMACPKNSFSATKAALHEFQASQLASNQNEMVQKTDTERVKWEKPKRDFVKVNWDASLDLKRRKMGIGVMIRDEQGEALVTVCDQKLNVVEVAVAESYALRKAVEVCSELNIQRAIFEGDAKVVVHAVIDKDDVSFNFSPIVEDIRLYFSNRPHWSIQFVSRVKNTTAHSLAKRALVMKGEQVWIEEVPGFIVGCLKNDKDVTQEDE, encoded by the exons ATGGCAGGTTCTATCAGAACTTTGAATTTGCAAGGATGTTCTTTAATTACCGATGGTGGACTGTCTTCTTTGGCAACAATGTTTTTGTTAACAGCTCTGTTATGTACAACTGGCGGTGAAACCGTCAA GAGTGGAAGGTGTGAGTGCGTAGTGCTGGAGGCAGTTATAACGGAAAAAGGAATCTGGAGGTGGCCTCGGCTAACTCTGGAGGTTTGTGGAAGCAGAGTGCGGCTGAGGTGCGGAGAGGTATTGGAGGTCAAGGCGGTTAGGGAAGCAGATTATTCAGGCGTAAGTGAAGGTGACGACGTGATGGAAGACCTAGAGGAAAAATGGAAGGAACTACGGTtgagagaagaggaaaaaatggTAATAGAGATTGATGATGAGGTATCGGGAGATCTGCTGATGAAAGAACAGAGGTCTTTACTCGGAAAACTTTGTTCGAACCGGCTGATTAGTAAGGAGGTGATGGAAAGCACACTGGCAAAAATTTGGAGAATCAGTAAGAAGGCACAATTCACTGAGGTGAGTCCGAATACTTTTGCTATAGTGTTTGGTAACATAGCTGATAAACAGAAGGTCTGGTCAGGCAGACCATGGCTGTTTGACAACCAGTTAGTGGTGTTGAAGGAGTTCGATGGCTTTACGCCATTGAAACAAGTGAACTTTACCTCAGAAAGTTTTTGGGTAAGGTTTCACAACTTACCGTTATCTTGTATGACGGAAGTCCGAGGTGAACAGATTGGGAGTACAGTGGGAAGGGTGGAAAGGGTGGATGTGCAGGGAGATGGCAGCGGATGGGGGAAGTTTCTGAGAGTTCAGATCCATATGGATCTCAATCAACCTCTAGCAAGAGGGAGAACTCTGATGGTTAAAGGCAATGAGATCTGGATCCCATTTAGTTACGAAAAGATGCCTAGAATATGTTTCTCCTGTGGTTGTATAGAGCATGGTCTAAATGAGTGTAAAGAAGGAGGCAGGATAGTAGGGGATGAAAATCAGTATGGTCAATGGTTGAGGGCCAAGCAAGATTATAGAAATAATTTCTTTgtgaaaatgcaaaaaaatgaGGAAAGGAATGGGTGgtggaaggagaaggagaatatGCCTTATGCTGAAGGTAGTGGGGGAAGTAATAAAGAGGGGGGCAGTAGAGTTAGGGAAGAAAGTGTAGAAGGAATTGAGGTGAATGAAAAAGGGAAGGAAAGGGGATTAAAGGGGAATGAAAAAACTAAGGAAGGGGAGGACAGTGGGGAATTAGGTAGTAGTAATGGGGTCGAGGGAGTAAAGGAAAGGGATGAATCAACCATGCTAATTACTATGCATggtcaaaaagaaaatatggaaaCGGGGTTGCAGGATGTTGCAGTGCAGTTTGAGACCATGGGGAAGGAAGTTGGTAGTGAGTTGAGGAGCAAGGAAGTGGGTGAAAGGGTGGAAGGAAGCAGGTCAGAAAAACTAGGT CTGGATATTGTGAATTATTCACAAAGACATATTAGTGCTTGGGTAATAGAGGAGGGGGTAAGTAAATGGCTTCTTACGTGCTTCTATGGAGCACCTGAAACAGCTAAAAGAAAAGACACATGGGTCATGCTTAAGAGTTTGAAACCAAAGGGTGGTGAGGGCTGGTTGATAGtaggggatttcaatgaaattttaaCTGCTGATGAGAAGTGGGGAGGAAAGGTTAGACCAGATGGACAAATGGAGTTATTCAGGGAGGTGATGAGTGAAGGAGATTTGCATGATCTGGGGTGGAGGGGAGACAAGTACACGTGGAGCAACTCACATGCTAACTCAACTTTTACTAAAGAAAGGTTAGATAGAGCTGTGGCAAACCCCAAATGGATGGACATCTACTCTGAAGCTTGGGTGGAAGTGTTAGTGGCTAGAACTTCGGATCATAAGCCACTGTTAGTGCACTTAAATAGACAAGATCAAAGGGTAGTGGCACAACTCAGGCAAAAGAAAAGAGGTTTTAAATATGAGGCTTGCTGGGCTTTAGAGAAGGAATGTGAGGTGGTCTTAAGGAAAGCTTGGGGAGAAGATGGACCACATAACCAAACTGTTATGGGTTTACTGAATAATAGTAGAAAGGCTCTTCAGTTATGGAGTAAGTCAAAGAGGCAGAGGAGTGggaaagaaatagaagaaaaaacaaagtatTTAAAGAGACTACAAGCTGAGGAAAGCAGGGGTAATGTGGAAGAGATCAGGAAGACTACTACAGATCTGCATCTGCTGTTAGAAAAGGAGGATCTCTggtggaaacaaagggctaaAACAAATTGGTACAAGCATGGAGATCGAAACACTAAGTATTTCCATGCTTGTgctaatcaaaggaaaaaaagaaatttcattaaagaaatagaagatccaaGTAACAATATGGTTTGTGGATTCAAACAGGTGGAAGAAACATTCAGAAATTACTTTGGCATTGTTTTTCAGTCTATAAAGCCAAGCAAGGTTGAGATTGAAGCATGTTTAGTGGGTATGGGTGGAAGGGTGACTGAGAGGATGAATGAGAAACTGTCAAGAAGATTCACAGCAGTGGAAGTGGAGAAAGCAGTGAAACAAATGGCCCCTCTGAAGGCAcctggaccagatggttttGGACCTTGCTTCTATCAAAATCATTGGGGAATAGTTTCTGAAGAAGTAAACAAAGCAGCTTTGGCAATTCTGAATGGTAGTCCTTTGGATCCTACTCTCAATTACACTTACTTAGCCTTGATCCCAAAGACGAAGTCCCCTAGAAAAGTGACTGAGTATCGACCCATCAGTTTGTGTaatgttttgtacaaaataGTCTCTAAAACTATCACAAACAGATTCAAAGGGGTTTTAGCTGAAATAATTTCCCCTAAACAAAGTGCTTTCCTGCCTGGAAGACTGATCAATGACAACATTATGATAGCCTATGAGTTATTACACTCAATGAGAAATAGGAAGAAGGGGAAGGTGGGAAGCATGGCCATGAAGCTAGACATGTCAAAGGCCTATGACCGAGTGGAATGGGAGTTTTTGGAGGCTGTGCTGTATAAACTTGGTTTCTGTACTCAATGGGTAGATTTAGTGATGAAATGTGTAAGAACAGCTTCATACTCAGTGCTCATTAATGGAATCCCTGGATTAAAATTTTGGCCTTCAAGagggttgagacaaggggatcctttgtCACCCTatctattcattatatgtgctGAGGGATTAAGTAGTCTGTTAGACTATTATGAGAAGAATCATTGGATCAAAGGGGTGCAAGTGGCTCGAGGAGGGACAAGCATCAATCATCTCCTCTTCGCAGATGATTGCATCTTATTTGGCAAAGCAAAAATTGCAGAATGGAGAAGATTACAAGAAGTGCTACAAGTTTATGAAAGGGCATCGGGTCAGTTCCTCAACAAAGATAAAACTGCTGTGTTCTTTAGTAACAACTCACAGCCAGCTGAAATACAGGCTATAAAGGAGGCAGGCCAGAATTATGTTTGTGGaacatatgaaaaatatttggggCTCCCTACTATTGTAGGAAGATCTAAATTCAACACTTTTAGAAGCCTAAAAGAGAGGATCTGGCAGAGAATTGTCAGTTGGGAAAATAGATTTCTGTCCCAAGCTGGGAAAGAAGTTCTTATTAAAGCTGTACTGCAATCCATCCCAACTTATACTATGGGGGTTTTCAAACTTCCTAGTAGGTTGTGCAAAGATATTAATGGGATGTTATCCAAGTTTTGGTGGGAAAAAAAGCAGGAAGGTAGAGGGCTGATATGGAGGAAATGGGAAAGGCTGAGTGAGCAGAAACTGAAAGGGGGAATGGGTTTTAGGGACTTGGAGAGTTTTAACTCTGCCCTTCTtgcaaaacaagggtggagaatcCTCAAGTATCCTCTTAGTTTGGCTGCAGTGATTTTtagagaaaaatactttagaaATGGGAGCTTTATGGAGGCAAAATTGGGATCACAGCCATCTCTCATATGGAGAAGCATATGCTCAGCTAGGACCATTTTGAAAGAAGGGTTGAGGTGGAGAGTAGGGGATGGAAAGGAGATTAAAATATGGGGTTCGAAGTGGTTGACAAGCCCTACTTCTTATGCTGTTCAATCTCCAGTGAAGGTGCTGCAGGAAGATGCTAAAGTTGAGGAGTTGATTGATACTCAGAAAGGTGAATGGGATGAAGCCAAGATTAGAGAAATTTTTGTAACAGAGGAAGCTGAAATAATACTAAGTATGCCCTTAAGTAGTAGAGGAACAAAAGACAGATTGGTATGGGGTCCATCTCAGAAAGGCCTTTTCTCAGTGAAGAGTGCATATTACTTACAGCTGGAGTTATGGGGAAGAAACCAAGGGGAAAGCTCAGTAGAAGAGAAGAGGGACGATAGATGGAACAGAATATGGGACTTGAAGGTACCAGGAGTGACCAAGTTATTCATTTGGAGGGCTGCAAATAACTTGCTGCCCACAAAAGAAAATCTGTACAAGAGAAAGGTGATTGAGGAAAAAAGGTGCCCTTTGTGTGATGCAGAGGAGGAAACAATTATGCATGCTTTATGGGAGTGCCCTGCAGCCAATAACTTGTGGGGAAATGATGAAAGCTGTGTCAAAAAGTGGGCCAGAACTGAATGGAACTTTATGTCTCTATGGGAGAAATTTATGGACAGACTCACAAAGGACCAGATGGAGGAGATGGCTATATTGTTGAGGAAGGTGTGGCTGAGAAGAAATGATTGGGTGTTTGAAAGGAGAATGGCATGTCCTAAGAACTCGTTCAGTGCTACAAAGGCAGCTTTGCATGAGTTTCAGGCCTCTCAGTTGGCTTCAAATCAGAATGAGATGGTACAGAAAACAGACACAGAAAGGGTAAAATGGGAGAAACCAAAGAGGGATTTTGTAAAGGTCAATTGGGATGCATCTTTGGACttgaagagaaggaaaatgggAATAGGAGTCATGATAAGAGATGAACAAGGTGAGGCTTTGGTAACTGTCTGTGATCAGAAGCTGAATGTGGTAGAAGTAGCAGTAGCAGAAAGCTATGCCTTGAGAAAAGCAGTTGAGGTATGTTCTGAACTTAATATCCAAAGGGCCATTTTCGAGGGAGATGCAAAGGTAGTGGTTCATGCTGTGATTGACAAGGATGatgtttcttttaattttagtcCTATTGTGGAAGACATACGATTATACTTTAGTAACAGACCACATTGGTCTATACAGTTTGTGTCTAGAGTTAAGAATACGACTGCTCATAGCTTAGCTAAAAGAGCTTTAGTTATGAAAGGGGAACAAGTTTGGATAGAGGAGGTCCCAGGCTTTATTGTGGGATGTCTGAAGAATGATAAAGATGTAACACAGGAAGATGAATGA
- the LOC122310474 gene encoding protein COFACTOR ASSEMBLY OF COMPLEX C SUBUNIT B CCB4, chloroplastic-like, which yields MEPQSATTIVVLSPLSCASSLGIPLPPPLLLQIHRDITRGSKRRREITTMTLSGVYRFILEGRRSWLFPLTALCRAFRLLMRAVHSQEPDLLTLGLAVTTILTCLIWLSIQPKSIYVIVKWKMLHTERQCNLYDAKFQKEEFGSNVSCCRTLVVYDRHCILQVGFTAKSFIGDDEAVAVNAKKLMQG from the exons ATGGAACCCCAGAGTGCCACTACGATTGTCGTGCTAAGCCCTCTTTCCTGTGCTTCTTCTTTAGGgattcctcttcctcctcctcttcttcttcaaattcacagGGACATTACAAGGGGGTCAAAGCGTAGAAGGGAAATTACGACAATGACTCTGTCCGGAGTTTATCGATTTATATTGGAGGGGCGTCGCTCTTGGCTGTTCCCCTTAACCGCACTATGTCGGGCATTCCGGTTGCTGATGCGAGCAG TTCACAGTCAAGAGCCTGATCTTTTGACACTTGGATTGGCTGTCACCACTATCCTAACCTGTCTCATATGGCTGTCAATCCAACCAAAGTCGATATATGTG ATTGTTAAATGGAAGATGCTGCATACAGAGAGACAGTGTAATCTCTACGATGCTAAGTTTCAAAAGGAGGAGTTTGGTTCAA ATGTGTCATGCTGCAGGACACTAGTTGTTTACGACAGACATTGTATCCTTCAAGTTGGTTTCACAGCTAAATCTTTTATTGGTGATGATGAGGCTGTGGCTGTGAATGCCAAAAAACTAATGCAAGGATAA
- the LOC122310473 gene encoding glycosyltransferase family 92 protein RCOM_0530710 — translation MDSEQRRKRKRMGRPYSQGHYLSLRSFVLCLSFFVFLAFLSSDRFSIGSVSFRPVLRSSSTLTLLSLSPSSSVLDSFHNKFLPLRVEDRVLFPDHLMLLVSNKLHESEGLECVYSTFLNGSGELLQDKRSQELGIRPVLSTEPYDALRSIVKCPLPPLNYSNAAVDLRRLRSGEVGHYKWSVGANQTVYWWEKLAYEAVLDGDTVAVFVKGLNLRPHKKSDPTQFRCHFGFGKWGSDEGIVLKTRAVSAAQEVVRCLLPRSIRNNTERAQGLRVTISRANARAHVHEPMPSVARIHDTKFEGNKQNRSKYELCVCSMVWNQAPALREWIMYHAWLGVERWFIYDNNSDDGIDEVIKELDSQNYNVSRQSWPWIKTQEAGFSHCALRARNECKWVGFFDVDEFYYFPRSFRHPKGDGLPGQNSLKSMVARFSSSTSIAEIRTACHSFGPSGLSSPPVQGVTVGYTCRLQSPERHKSIVRPDLLDTSLLNVVHHFHLREGFRYLNMLESTAVLNHYKYQVWETFKAKFFRRVATYVVDWREDQNKGSKDRAPGLGTEAIEPLNWKLRFCEVWDTGLRDFISAYLVDPLTGLLPWESSSQ, via the coding sequence ATGGATTCGGAACAACGCCGCAAGCGAAAGCGTATGGGCCGGCCGTACTCGCAGGGACACTACTTGTCGCTTAGATCTTTCGTTCTTTGCTTGTCCTTCTTTGTCTTCCTAGCCTTCTTGTCCTCCGATCGCTTCTCGATTGGCTCCGTGTCGTTTAGACCGGTTCTCAGATCCTCCTCCACCTTAACCCTCTTGTCCTTGTCGCCCAGCAGTTCCGTTCTTGACTCTTTCCACAACAAATTCTTGCCCCTGAGAGTAGAGGATAGGGTTTTGTTTCCCGATCACCTGATGCTACTGGTGTCTAATAAACTCCATGAAAGCGAAGGGTTGGAGTGCGTTTACTCCACATTCTTGAACGGTTCCGGCGAGCTTCTTCAAGATAAGAGGAGCCAAGAATTGGGTATTCGACCCGTGCTGTCCACTGAACCGTACGATGCGCTTCGGTCGATTGTGAAGTGTCCGCTGCCGCCGTTGAATTACTCGAACGCCGCCGTAGATCTGCGGAGGCTTCGGAGCGGCGAGGTGGGCCATTATAAGTGGTCCGTTGGGGCTAACCAGACGGTGTATTGGTGGGAGAAGTTGGCTTACGAGGCGGTTTTGGACGGAGATACGGTGGCTGTGTTCGTCAAGGGATTAAATCTTCGGCCGCATAAGAAATCGGATCCGACCCAATTTAGATGCCATTTTGGGTTTGGGAAATGGGGGAGCGATGAAGGGATTGTGCTCAAAACTCGAGCTGTTTCGGCTGCACAGGAAGTTGTTCGGTGCCTGTTGCCTCGGAGCATTAGGAACAACACGGAGAGGGCTCAGGGACTTAGGGTAACCATTAGTCGTGCCAATGCCAGAGCTCATGTTCACGAGCCTATGCCTTCTGTGGCCAGAATTCACGACACCAAGTTTGAGGGGAACAAGCAAAATCGGAGCAAGTATGAGCTGTGTGTGTGTAGCATGGTATGGAACCAAGCGCCAGCGCTGCGAGAGTGGATTATGTACCACGCCTGGCTAGGTGTCGAACGCTGGTTCATCTATGACAACAACAGCGATGATGGCATTGACGAGGTGATTAAAGAGCTCGACTCTCAAAACTACAATGTCAGTAGGCAGAGCTGGCCGTGGATTAAAACCCAAGAGGCTGGTTTTTCACATTGTGCATTGAGAGCAAGAAATGAATGCAAGTGGGTGGGATTCTttgatgttgatgaattctACTACTTCCCTCGTTCGTTTCGTCACCCAAAAGGAGATGGTCTTCCTGGTCAGAATTCGCTCAAGTCCATGGTTGCCCGTTTTTCGTCTTCCACTTCCATCGCAGAGATCAGAACAGCTTGCCACAGCTTTGGGCCATCTGGGTTGAGTTCACCTCCAGTACAGGGGGTAACCGTTGGGTACACTTGCCGGCTGCAAAGTCCTGAGCGGCACAAATCTATTGTGCGTCCAGATTTGCTCGACACTTCTCTTCTCAATGTGGTGCATCACTTTCATCTTAGGGAAGGATTCAGGTACTTGAATATGCTAGAAAGCACTGCCGTTTTAAACCACTACAAATACCAGGTGTGGGAGACATTTAAAGCCAAGTTCTTCAGAAGGGTTGCCACCTACGTCGTTGACTGGCGGGAGGATCAAAATAAGGGCTCAAAAGATAGAGCACCTGGGTTAGGGACTGAAGCCATTGAGCCGCTGAATTGGAAGTTACGCTTCTGCGAGGTTTGGGATACTGGCCTGAGGGACTTCATTTCGGCCTATCTTGTTGACCCTCTTACCGGTTTGCTGCCTTGGGAGAGTTCTTCTCAGTAA